The sequence GCGGCTGCCGTAGAATTTCGAGACGTCCTTGACCTTCAGAAGGGGTGAGTCACTCATTCGGCAGCCTCCTGGTTGGGTGCCAGCATCGAGCCGATATGGCCGTGGGCGCGACGGTCTTCGCAGAAATCGGTATCGGAGCAGACGAACATGCGTCCGCCCTTGTCGTCGAGGATCACCTCGTCGAGATAGACCTGCTCGGCCCCGCAAAGCGCGCAGGGCTTGTCGAAACGCTGCACTTCGAAGGGATGATCTTCGAAATCCAGGCTGACGACTTCAGTGTAGGGCGGCACGGCATAGATACGCTTCTCACGGCCGGCGCCGAACAGCTGCAGCGCGTCGGACAGATGCATTTTCGGATTGTCGAACTTCGGCGTCGGTGAGGGATCCATGACGTAGCGGCCGGCGACCTTGACCGGATAGGCATAGGTCGTGGCGATGCGGCCGTTGCGGGCAATGTCCTCATAGAGCTTCACATGCATGAGGCCGTATTCCTCTAGCGCATGCATCTTGCGTGTCTCGGTCTCGCGCGGCTCCAGGAAACGTAAGGGTTCCGGGATCGGTACCTGGTAGACGAGCACCTGGTTCGGGCCAAGCTTCGCCTCGGGGATGCGGTGTCGCGTCTGGATGATGGTCGCTTCGTCGGTGCGGGTGGTCACGGCGACATTCGCCACCTTCTGAAAGAAGGCGCGGATGGAGACTGCGTTCGTCGTGTCGTCGGCGCCCTGGTCGATGACCTTCAGTACGTCCTGCGGGCCGATGATCGCTGCGGTCAGCTGAACGCCGCCGGTGCCCCAGCCGTACGGCATCGGCATTTCGCGGGAGGCGAAGGGAACCTGATAGCCGGGAATGGCGATCGCCTTCAGGATGGCGCGGCGAATCATCCGCTTGGTCTGCTCGTCGAGATAGGCGAAGTTGTAGGTGGCGAGTTCGGTCATTCGGCTGCCTCCGTCATGGGTTCCATGCCGCGATCGCGCGCGGCCTCGAAGTCGCGGCGCATGCGCCGCACCAGGTCGAGTTCGGCCTGGAAGTCGACATAGTGCGGCAGCTTCAGATGTTCGACGAAGCCAGTCGCCTGCACGTTATCGGAGTGGGAAATGACGAATTCCTCGTCCTGAGCCGGCGCAACGATGTCTTCGCCGAGTTCCTCGGCGCGTAGCGCGCGGTCGACCAGCGACATGGCCATCGCCTTGCGCTCGCTCTGGCCGAAGACCAGGCCATAGCCGCGGGTAAACTGCGGCGGTGCCTTGGCCGAACCCTTGAACTGGTTGACCATCTGGCATTCGGTCACCTGGATGCGGCCGAGCGAGACGGCAAAACCGAGTTCCGGTATGTCGAATTCCACTTCCACTTCGCCGATGCGGATTTCGCCGGTGAAGGGGTGGGTGCGGCCGTAGCCGCGCTGCGTCGAATAGCCGAGCGCCAGCAGAAAGCCTTCATCGCCGCGGGCAAGCGCCTGCAGGCGAAGGTCGCGGGTCATTGGGAATTCCAATGGCTCGCGCGTGAGGTCGCCGATCTCATGATCGACCGGCATGGTGCCGTCGCCTTCGATCAGCCCTTCCTGATCGAGGATTTCGGAAACGCGCATGACGCGACCGTCTTCGGCCGGCCGCTGCATCGGCTCGTCGACAGGCTCGTCGGTCAGGAGGCTCGGGTCGAGTAGCCGGTGCGTATAGTCGAAGGTCGGGCCGAGAAGCTGGCCGCCGGGCAAGTCCTTGTAGGTCGCGGAGATGCGGCGCTCGATCTTCATGGCTGATGTGTCAAGCGGCTGGGAGTAGCCAAAGCGCGGCAGCGTCGTGCGGTAGGCTCTGAGCAGGAAGATCGCTTCGATCATGTCGCCGCGGGCCTGGCGAACGGCGAGTGCGGCCAGCGTACGGTCATAGAGCGAGGCTTCGGCCATGACGCGGTCAACGGCGAGTGCTAGCTGCGCCACGATCTGGTCGATGCCGACGGCCGGCAGCGAACGGTCGCCGCGGCGGCGGTCGGCCAGCAGCCGGTGCGCATTGGCAATGGCGGCTTCACCGCCCTTTACAGCAACATACATACGTCAAATCTCCGTCGCGATGATCTTGGCGGTGCGCGGCAGGCAAAGGAATTGCCGGCCCGCCGTCAGGATGAGATCGACGCCGCGCGGGAAAAGGGCGCGATTGTCGTTCCAGATGCGCAAAAGCGCATCCGGCAGGCCGACCGGGGCGATCATGTTGATGTCCTTGATACCCGGGCCGGCAAGCGCCAGGTCCTTGCCGCCCTCCAGGCTTTCGATTTCGAGCACAATGGTCGTGGAACGGTCCGGATATTCCTGGGTGCCGATACCGAACTGGCTGAAGGACGAAAGCGCCATGCCGGCTTCGACAAAGGCAAAATGTGCCTCCAGCCGCTCGGATATGATCGGTGCGCCGGTGTGGAATGCCAGCCATTCCGGCAGGCTCGATCTTGCCAGGCTGTTGGAAAGCCAGACTGGGGTGTCGTGATCGCAAAGGGTGAGCCCGATGGCGCCGGCAGCGATGCCGAGCGGCGCCGGCGGTGTGATGTCGGCGGTAATGGTCTGCAGGGTGCCTGGGCGCGCCATGGCGTCCATCGCCATCTTGAAGACACTCTGGGCGTCGAAAACCGGATCGGTGAAGCCGCCGGTCAGGGCCTCATTGCCGAAGGTTGGGGTACTGGATAGGCTCATCAATCTTCTCCGCGAACCATGGTGAAGAAATCGACGCGGGTCGCCGCCGTCTCTTCCGC comes from Rhizobium tropici CIAT 899 and encodes:
- a CDS encoding alpha-D-ribose 1-methylphosphonate 5-phosphate C-P-lyase PhnJ; protein product: MTELATYNFAYLDEQTKRMIRRAILKAIAIPGYQVPFASREMPMPYGWGTGGVQLTAAIIGPQDVLKVIDQGADDTTNAVSIRAFFQKVANVAVTTRTDEATIIQTRHRIPEAKLGPNQVLVYQVPIPEPLRFLEPRETETRKMHALEEYGLMHVKLYEDIARNGRIATTYAYPVKVAGRYVMDPSPTPKFDNPKMHLSDALQLFGAGREKRIYAVPPYTEVVSLDFEDHPFEVQRFDKPCALCGAEQVYLDEVILDDKGGRMFVCSDTDFCEDRRAHGHIGSMLAPNQEAAE
- a CDS encoding carbon-phosphorus lyase complex subunit PhnI, whose translation is MYVAVKGGEAAIANAHRLLADRRRGDRSLPAVGIDQIVAQLALAVDRVMAEASLYDRTLAALAVRQARGDMIEAIFLLRAYRTTLPRFGYSQPLDTSAMKIERRISATYKDLPGGQLLGPTFDYTHRLLDPSLLTDEPVDEPMQRPAEDGRVMRVSEILDQEGLIEGDGTMPVDHEIGDLTREPLEFPMTRDLRLQALARGDEGFLLALGYSTQRGYGRTHPFTGEIRIGEVEVEFDIPELGFAVSLGRIQVTECQMVNQFKGSAKAPPQFTRGYGLVFGQSERKAMAMSLVDRALRAEELGEDIVAPAQDEEFVISHSDNVQATGFVEHLKLPHYVDFQAELDLVRRMRRDFEAARDRGMEPMTEAAE
- the phnH gene encoding phosphonate C-P lyase system protein PhnH, with product MSLSSTPTFGNEALTGGFTDPVFDAQSVFKMAMDAMARPGTLQTITADITPPAPLGIAAGAIGLTLCDHDTPVWLSNSLARSSLPEWLAFHTGAPIISERLEAHFAFVEAGMALSSFSQFGIGTQEYPDRSTTIVLEIESLEGGKDLALAGPGIKDINMIAPVGLPDALLRIWNDNRALFPRGVDLILTAGRQFLCLPRTAKIIATEI